The proteins below come from a single Candidatus Bathyarchaeota archaeon genomic window:
- the heR gene encoding heliorhodopsin HeR: MNYKERQEIIAKSPISYSYLKKFNLGAGILHLSTGIIMLILGTLLTWDQDIYTFYLKLDITPGPPPVFNIAPDPQVWFTLSYLGVIVASFPLLSALAHFIIAFPKNKDYNKNLKKGMNPYRWYEYALSSSIMIVLIATFVGVWDFWSLVMIFTLNAMMIMFGYYMEIVNQHTDKTSWSAFLVGCISGGITWVVLFAYFVAAITSTGVEPPAFVYSILLIYFAVFNVFALNMVLQYKGIGRWKDYLYGERVYIILSFGAKTALAWLVFIGVFAPF, from the coding sequence TTGAATTATAAAGAAAGACAAGAAATCATAGCCAAATCGCCCATTTCTTATAGCTACCTCAAGAAATTCAACTTGGGCGCAGGGATCCTGCATTTATCGACGGGAATCATTATGCTCATTTTAGGCACGCTTCTAACGTGGGATCAAGACATATACACATTCTACCTAAAACTCGACATAACCCCTGGACCGCCACCAGTCTTTAACATAGCACCTGACCCTCAAGTCTGGTTTACCCTAAGCTACTTAGGAGTCATCGTTGCATCATTTCCGCTGCTTTCAGCACTAGCGCATTTCATTATCGCATTTCCAAAAAACAAGGACTATAACAAAAACTTGAAGAAGGGAATGAACCCATACCGTTGGTACGAATACGCCCTTTCCAGTTCAATAATGATTGTACTAATTGCGACCTTCGTCGGAGTCTGGGACTTTTGGTCATTAGTCATGATCTTCACGTTAAATGCTATGATGATAATGTTCGGGTACTATATGGAAATAGTAAATCAGCATACCGATAAAACGTCATGGTCAGCATTTCTGGTAGGATGCATTTCAGGAGGTATTACATGGGTGGTGTTATTCGCTTATTTCGTAGCAGCGATCACATCAACAGGTGTTGAGCCGCCCGCCTTTGTATATTCGATATTGCTCATTTACTTTGCAGTCTTCAACGTATTTGCCCTCAACATGGTATTACAGTACAAAGGCATAGGACGCTGGAAGGATTATCTCTATGGCGAAAGAGTCTATATAATACTTAGTTTTGGCGCCAAAACAGCACTGGCATGGCTTGTGTTCATAGGAGTATTCGCGCCTTTCTAG
- a CDS encoding heme-binding protein: protein MIVVQSVEYEIIKKLNSVEIRRYPTIVIAKVSNFEQDNFGLLFRFISGSNVQKENLKMTSPVVSQAVSQEIKMTSPVISEFSNQGFMAFVMPSKLTLETTPVPLDSRVKIEEIPARMVAVLRFRGNWSESHFEEKTKELLQELAKANIKTKGSVFTMLYNPPFTPSFLRRNEVAIEVEHTSDP, encoded by the coding sequence GTGATTGTGGTCCAAAGTGTAGAATATGAGATTATAAAGAAATTAAACTCGGTTGAGATCAGGCGCTACCCCACAATTGTTATAGCTAAAGTATCGAATTTCGAGCAAGATAATTTTGGGCTCCTTTTTCGCTTCATCTCTGGAAGCAACGTGCAAAAAGAGAACCTAAAAATGACCTCGCCAGTTGTTTCCCAAGCGGTCTCCCAAGAAATTAAGATGACCTCGCCAGTTATTTCTGAGTTCTCAAATCAAGGCTTCATGGCGTTTGTTATGCCTTCCAAACTTACTCTGGAAACAACACCGGTACCCTTAGACAGTCGTGTCAAAATAGAAGAAATACCTGCAAGGATGGTGGCAGTTTTGCGATTTAGGGGAAACTGGTCTGAAAGTCACTTTGAGGAAAAAACCAAAGAGCTACTGCAAGAGCTAGCTAAAGCAAACATTAAGACAAAGGGCAGCGTCTTTACTATGCTGTATAATCCGCCTTTTACTCCAAGCTTTCTACGAAGAAATGAAGTAGCAATCGAAGTTGAGCATACAAGCGATCCTTGA
- a CDS encoding pyridoxamine 5'-phosphate oxidase family protein, whose amino-acid sequence MDENEIEQLIGEQLLCRIAFKGDLQPYIAPFQYAYVEGKLYFHFTDYGRKMSFFKQETPVCVEIERYTPNLSEYGFVVLTGKLRLVEDREERKMAIEKMAEGGKQKLSPNFLLAHGFSQGSDWLDFTADKPILIA is encoded by the coding sequence ATGGATGAAAACGAGATTGAACAACTAATTGGAGAGCAATTGCTTTGTCGAATAGCTTTCAAAGGAGACTTGCAGCCGTACATCGCTCCTTTTCAGTACGCTTATGTCGAGGGCAAACTTTACTTTCATTTCACAGATTACGGTAGAAAGATGAGTTTTTTTAAGCAAGAAACCCCAGTTTGCGTTGAGATAGAACGATATACTCCAAACCTTAGCGAGTATGGGTTTGTAGTGCTTACCGGGAAACTAAGATTAGTGGAGGATCGCGAGGAAAGGAAAATGGCTATTGAAAAGATGGCTGAAGGGGGTAAACAGAAACTTTCGCCAAACTTTCTTTTGGCTCATGGCTTTTCCCAGGGCTCAGATTGGCTCGATTTTACTGCAGACAAACCGATTTTGATAGCTTGA
- a CDS encoding RPA12/RPB9/RPC11 RNA polymerase family protein, which translates to MNFCPKCGALLQVAKKGAALRCPKCKYQEPLKEEETKQKATLRLGKSAEIAVIDRKAASLRQLSTVKVVCPICGHTESETWTVETANETIHASVTFFRCTNCGATRRETG; encoded by the coding sequence ATGAACTTCTGTCCCAAATGCGGAGCACTGCTCCAGGTAGCCAAGAAAGGCGCCGCCCTCAGATGCCCTAAATGCAAATACCAAGAACCCCTAAAAGAGGAAGAAACAAAACAAAAAGCAACCCTACGCCTTGGCAAATCAGCAGAAATAGCAGTCATAGATAGAAAGGCAGCCTCGCTAAGACAACTATCAACAGTTAAAGTGGTTTGCCCGATATGCGGACACACTGAAAGCGAAACTTGGACAGTGGAAACAGCCAATGAGACAATACATGCGTCAGTCACTTTCTTTCGATGTACAAATTGTGGCGCTACAAGGCGAGAAACCGGCTAA